A region of the Acinetobacter defluvii genome:
CAAACCAAAAACAATATTGAGAATTTGCAAAAAAATTATCAGAACACGCAAACTTACTACAACAACATTATTCAGCGTTTACAAGCAATGGAATAATGTCTTATTTATCTACCTAAATAAAGTTTAGCACTTGCTCACCCAGCTGCAATCCCTTCACGCACATACTTTCAAAGTTCAGAGACAACTCAGGACTCTCCTTCTTGTTTCTTTGAATAATTTTTTGTAAAAGCACATAATCAAATGTCCCCTTGTAGGTTTTATCGTATAATCTGCGTTTTAATGCTTAAAATTTTAGGATAGTTTCCATGCGCGCGAGTCGCTTTTTATTTGCAACGTTAAGAGAAACCCCAAACGATGCTGAGGTTATTTCACATCAGCTTATGTTACGTGCGGGTATGATTCGTAAATTGGCTTCAGGCTTATATACTTGGTTGCCGATGGGTGTACGTGTGCTCAATAAAGTTGAAGCGATTATTCGTGAGGAAATGAATCGTGCAGGTTCTTTAGAAGTGTTCATGCCCGTTACTCAACCTGCTGCATTATGGGAAGAGTCCGGTCGTTATACTCAATATGGCCCTGAACTTTTACGCTTTAAAGATCGTCATAATAATGATTTTGTATTAGGTCCAACGCACGAGGAAGTTATTACTGATTTAGCACGTAATGAACTAAAAAGTTATAAGCAACTTCCTGCAAACTTCTATCAAGTACAAACTAAATTCCGTGACGAAATCCGTCCACGCTTTGGCGTGATGCGTTCACGTGAGTTTATCATGAAAGATGCCTATTCTTTCCATGTAGACCAAGCATCATTACAAGAAACCTATGACCGAATGTATGATGCTTACTGTAAAATTTTTACACGTCTTGGTTTAGATTTTCGTCCTGTTCAAGCCGATACAGGTTCAATCGGTGGTTCAGGTTCTCATGAGTTCCATGTACTTGCATCAAGTGGTGAGGACGATATCGCTTTCTCTTCAGAGTCTGATTATGCTGCTAACGTTGAAATGGCGGAAGCAATACTTGTGGGTGAGCGAGCAGCACCAACGCAAGAATTAAAAATTGTAGATACACCGAATCAAAAAACTATTCTAGATGTTTCAGAATTTTTAGGTACAGATCCTGCACACTCTGTAAAAGCGTTGCTCGTACAAGGTATCGCAGATGTCAAAGATCATGTACCTGTGGTTGCACTGTTCCTTCGTGGAGATCATGAGCTTAATGAAATCAAAGCAGAAAAACACCCTTTGATCGCAGCACCTTTAGCATTTGCAACTGAAGCACAACTTCAAGAAAATGGCTTAACCGCAGGTTTCTGTGGACCTCAGGGTTTGATTGAAAAAGGTTTAACCGTGATTGTTGACCGTGCTGCTGCTGTGCTTTCAGACTTTGTTGCTGGTGCAAATGCAGTGGACAAACACGCAACTGGTTTAAATTGGGACCGTGATGCACAATTCACTGAAGTTTATGACTTGCGCAATGTGGTTGAAGGCGATCCTTCTCCAGATGGTAAAGGCACAATTTTGATCAAACGTGGTATCGAAGTTGGTCATATTTTCCAACTCGGTCAGAAATACTCTGAAGCGCTTGGCTGTAAAGTTTTAGGTGAAGATGGTAAGCCAACGGTTGTAACCATGGGCTGTTACGGTATCGGTGTAACCCGTGTTGTTGCTTCTGCAATCGAGCAAAATTTTGATGACACAGGTATCATTTGGCCTGCTGCGATTGCACCTTTTGAAGTTGCAATCGTGCCAATGAACGCACATAAGTCTCCTCGCACCTTAGAAGCTGCTGAAGCTTTATATGCGGAATTACAAGATGCTGGTTTTGATGTTTTACTTGATGATCGTAATGAGCGTCCAGGCGTAAAATTCTCCGATTTAGAACTTACAGGAATTCCACATCGTATTGTAATCGGTGAAAAAGGTTTAGACGCTGGAACTTTTGAATATAAAGGTCGTCGCGATGCTGAATCTACCCACCTTTCTAAAGAAGAATTGTTGGCAAAAATCGCAAAATAATTTTAAATAAAAATATAAAAATCCCGCTGAGTGCGGGATTTTTTAGCAAAATTTGAGTGAACCGTAACAGTTTTTTGCTGGCACTTGTGCTAAGTCTATCCCCTGCACATCAACTTGTGTTCCAAAAATTGCTCCAAAAATTGCTCCAACACCACTTAATGAAACTTGCTGAGTAGCTTTTGCATTTTCAATTGTTACCTCAGGCAAGGCTAACCACCAGCCTCTTTGCGCAGGAACTGCATTCCACCCTGATGTGGCTGTCGTTGGCCACGTAACACTTTGTTTTTGTAAACCTAGATAAAAATCTTTAGTTCCTGTCCCATCAGCAGACTTTAAAGCTATTTGATGAATTGCCTTTAAGGTTTGGTTTTTTAAATGCACATTGTTAAGTGTTAAACCTAATATTGTGGCATCTGCTGTTAAAGGACCCAAATCATCTATCTGAGAATCTCGATTAAAAACTAAAGTTTTTTGAGTATCTCTTACTGTGGCAGATCCATACAACCAAAGTCCTAGACATGCCCCTAATACCAATGCACCACCACAAGCCCTAATATTGGTCATTTGTGTATTTTTTAAATTTAATGTCAAATTTCCTGATAAAGAGTTTATACCAGTGTCATCACTTGGATCTGAAGTATTTGAATTTGTTCCTATTGAAAGCAACCCCAATGCCTCCAAAGCTCCAACCCGAAGTCCCACAGTTTCTCTAGTAGACGCTTTATCAGGATTATTAATAGCAAACTCAATAAAAGGATTTTTTAGTATTGCATCACTTGCCGCATATTCCCCATTAACAGGATTCAATCCAGTTAAACTTAAATTATCAATATCTATATCACAATTCCCTGGACCATTTACCCCACCACAACCAAGCTGTAATTTTTTAATATTCGCATTGATTGCAATTTCAGCCTCCATACCTAATCTATAAAAACTAAGCCCCTGAGAACTATTATCTGTTCTAGTCAAACTATACAAAGCCTGCCCCTGCGTTGCAGACAATTCCTCATCTGTCATTTGAACTAATTGCGTATTTTTATGATTTGAGTTAATAGAACTTTCCACTTGGTTTGCATAAGTTAAAGATGCAAACATAGATAACATGAAAATAGATAGTTTTTTCATGAGCTTATCATTCCCTTTATTTTTTGTTTTACATTTCTCATTTTTAAGCAATTATCTTAGCTTTTACATAATAAAATTAACATAAATAAAAGAAAATTTAATCACGCATTATGTTTTTTCAGATAATTGACATAAAAAAGCACCATAAATGGTGCTTAAAAGTTTTTCCAAAAACTTCAACAGAATGTTAAACCTCCATAACAGTTCCGATATGGTGCCGCTAATTGAGTAATATTGCCATCTCGCGCAAAACTATTACTAGCAATATTTGATACTAAAGAGCTTGTTTTTTCATTAATATTTAAAGTAAAGCCATTCGGAATATACATACTCCACCCTGCATTTACTGCAGCTGCATAACCAGGATATTGTATATTTTGCTTAGATATAGCTAAACCAAATGCATTTGAATTTACATAAAGTTGATGAACATTACTTAAATTAAAAGGTAGTTGATAGGTACTTAGTTGACTTGTATTTGTTCCCAATCCACTTGCTAACTGTTGTTTCACATAATTTAATGCAGCAGGTTTTACAATTCCTAAAATTGCATCTTTAATTCCCTGACTCCATCCACTAATATTCATTGAATCAATACCACCACAAATAAAAAAAGCACATATTCCTGCTGTTCCTTGATTAAGTGACAAATTAGTTCCAATATCGTCAACCACAGAAGATAAATTTAAACCCTGAATTTTTGCTTGAGTCACTCTATTGCCATTTACCAATACATTTAGCCCATTGCGACTTACAGTTCCATAATTAATAGTTAAATGCGTAAAATTAGTTCTTGCCCCAGCTACTGGAGGGCCTAAAACATCTACACCTTGTGGATTTAATCCCATATATGCACTTGCATTTTGCCAATAACTATTAGATTTTTCTGTCATTCCAACGTTTGTTTCACCTTGCATTGTTAAATTTGCTATTCCCGTTAAATAACCACTAAATGTATTCAATGCACCAAAGCTCATTGGTCCACTTACATTTGCTCCACCTAACCGAACTCCTACAACTTCACGAGTAGAAGGACTGTCCGCATTTTTGATTGCAAACTGGAAAAATGGATTTTTTATTACGAAATCCAATAACTGATTTTGATTTGTGTCTCCAACTGCAGGACTATTAGTTAAGGTATTATTTAATAAAGATGTAGGAATATTAGCAGATGCTTCTTGTGAGGTAATATATTGACCATTATTAATATATTGTCCATTAGGTTGGCTTGCATTAGACTTAGGTAGTGTTATACAAATACCAGCTGAATTCGCAACACATCCTAATGAAAAGTTTTGAATATCAATATCGCATTTATCTGGGCCATTTACTCCACCACAACCTACCTGTAATGATCTAATATTTGCATTTAATCCAATATCAGCTTCCATACTTAAAGTATAAAAGGACAATCCACCTTGTTCTTGTCGATTTAAAGAATATAAAGCTTGTCCTTGTACTTCAGAAAGTTCATCATCACTCATCTTAACCAATGTAGGCAGTTTGATATCCACTAAATCAGGAGTTGGAGTTATAGTATTGATTTGAATAAAATCTTGAGTTATTGCTTCACTCTCATTTAAGTTAATAGCATGAGCACAAGTGAATGACATAAATGTTGAAAATATAAATAATACAGAAAATCTTTTCATGTGATCATCATCCTTGTTTTATCGCTCAAAACTTTTTAAAAATTATTTATTTTTACATTTTATAAAGTTAACATAAAACAACAAAAATAAACATTTATTGTTTAAATTTCCGATAAAGATCACTAAATTTACTGAAATAGCATAAAACAGCAACACTATTTTTTTATTTTAATTAACAGAATATTAAACCTCTATCATAGTTTCGATATTTTGCTTAACGTATAGTAAAGCTGCTCTTCAAGCCATCCAGTAAGCTTGAAATATTATTGAATAAGTTACTTAATTTATTATTCATATTCCAAGTAAAAAAGTAGGTAAGACATATTTCCCATTCATTTATAGTAGAAGTATAATTCGGATGATATAAGAAAAATTCTTTGGGAAAAATCCTTTCGATTTTTTAGAGAATCTACTGCTTTTTGAAACACTATCTACATCTGATTTTTCTCAAAAAAAGCAACCTTAAGGTTGCTCAATTACATCAAAAAAAATTCATCAACTTTAGGTAAATACCAATCAATCAGGGTTTATGTTAGTCAGCGCAGTATTAGATTCCGTGAAGAATTTTTGGATAAACTTCTATGTTTTTTATTTTCTAATATGAGATCTTATTCAAATGCACTCACATCCCCCACACCCCGACGCACGATTTCAGGATTAGCACCAGATAGATCAACAATACTCGTAGTCGTAAGTGTGCCTAAACCACTGTCAATAAATACATCTATACGTTTTTCCAGTTGCTGCTCAATATCAAAAGGATCATCTAAAGGCTGCTCCTGATTCGGTAAAATCAAAGTACTGGTCAGCAAAGGCTCACCTAACTCTTTCAGTAGCATTTGACATACCGCATTGCTGGGTACACGCAAACCAATAGTTTTCTTTTTAGGATGCATCAGACGACGTGGTACTTCACTGGTCGCAGGTAAAATAAACGTGGTCACTGCTGGGGTATTAGCCTTAAGCAAGCGATACATTGCATTGTCAACTTTTGCATAAGTTGCAATATCTGATAAATCAGCACAAATAATGGCATATTGATGCTTTGGACCCAAACCTCGAATTTGTGTAATGCGTTCCATCGCATTTTTATTTCCAATCTGACAGCCTATCGCATAAGCAGCATCCGTTGGATAGACCACCACATCGCCAGCACGAATGCGTTCCACAGCTTGACTAATTAGACGAGGTTGTGGGTTGTCAGGATGAACTCTTAAATGCAGCATATTTTTCTCTCCTGAATATTTTTCATTCATTATCACTTGCTTAAAGTAACAGTTGCAATCTCACTATGTTGATTTATGTAAATTAATCAAGCATTTCACGCTGAAATTCAACAATTTGTAATGTTTTGCCACTTCTTGTGCAAGCACAGACCTGCTCAATAAAATATTTTGCATCTCGAGGAAGTTTGGCTTCACCTGAAAAATAACGTTGCACTTGGACAAAAACATTATCCTTAAATATCGTACCATCTCCACCTTCACCCGTAAGATTGTCTAAAGATACACGAAATTTTCGCCCAAAGGCTTGAGCAAATAACCATTCAATAGCTTGTGGTTTAATCTCAACTTGCTCAAACAGTGCTTGCTGTTCAGCAGAGCGACCATCGGGTGCATACCAATAACCTAAATCTGGTAATAAGCGGCGCTGTTCACCTGCTATTGTCCAATGACTGATTTCATGTAATGCGCTATTAAAATAGCCATGCGCAAACTGAATACGGGCTGGCATATCTTTTGTTGCTGGAAAATATTCAGGTTCGAAATCACCACGAACAAGTTGTACATTTAGGTGGGAAAACCATTGATTAAAGTGTAAGATAAGCCAATCGACGTGTTGA
Encoded here:
- a CDS encoding proline--tRNA ligase, which produces MRASRFLFATLRETPNDAEVISHQLMLRAGMIRKLASGLYTWLPMGVRVLNKVEAIIREEMNRAGSLEVFMPVTQPAALWEESGRYTQYGPELLRFKDRHNNDFVLGPTHEEVITDLARNELKSYKQLPANFYQVQTKFRDEIRPRFGVMRSREFIMKDAYSFHVDQASLQETYDRMYDAYCKIFTRLGLDFRPVQADTGSIGGSGSHEFHVLASSGEDDIAFSSESDYAANVEMAEAILVGERAAPTQELKIVDTPNQKTILDVSEFLGTDPAHSVKALLVQGIADVKDHVPVVALFLRGDHELNEIKAEKHPLIAAPLAFATEAQLQENGLTAGFCGPQGLIEKGLTVIVDRAAAVLSDFVAGANAVDKHATGLNWDRDAQFTEVYDLRNVVEGDPSPDGKGTILIKRGIEVGHIFQLGQKYSEALGCKVLGEDGKPTVVTMGCYGIGVTRVVASAIEQNFDDTGIIWPAAIAPFEVAIVPMNAHKSPRTLEAAEALYAELQDAGFDVLLDDRNERPGVKFSDLELTGIPHRIVIGEKGLDAGTFEYKGRRDAESTHLSKEELLAKIAK
- a CDS encoding elongation factor P hydroxylase — its product is MHQLQPQPEVKTSLQLNTSSTLNSAEKSNAAQRLQWNDLNTEAQHVDWLILHFNQWFSHLNVQLVRGDFEPEYFPATKDMPARIQFAHGYFNSALHEISHWTIAGEQRRLLPDLGYWYAPDGRSAEQQALFEQVEIKPQAIEWLFAQAFGRKFRVSLDNLTGEGGDGTIFKDNVFVQVQRYFSGEAKLPRDAKYFIEQVCACTRSGKTLQIVEFQREMLD
- a CDS encoding L-threonylcarbamoyladenylate synthase, whose product is MLHLRVHPDNPQPRLISQAVERIRAGDVVVYPTDAAYAIGCQIGNKNAMERITQIRGLGPKHQYAIICADLSDIATYAKVDNAMYRLLKANTPAVTTFILPATSEVPRRLMHPKKKTIGLRVPSNAVCQMLLKELGEPLLTSTLILPNQEQPLDDPFDIEQQLEKRIDVFIDSGLGTLTTTSIVDLSGANPEIVRRGVGDVSAFE